AAAATGTAACTATAAATGGTAAAAAAGTTACCTTAGAATCAAAACAAATTTAGCTATCTTATGACTTGTCGCTAATCCTTTAGGACTGCTTCTCTTCATTTTTAACTTATTTGTTGTATTTAACTTTTTAATTTATTGTCCAGCAAAATAAAATTATTAACTTTAATTCAGAATCAATTGCTGACGATGCACAGTGAGTAATTGAAATTCAATATTTGCTATTTGTTCCAGCAGATAAATCAGGTTATCTGGAGATAAATTAGTACCATCATTTCGACAGCTACCAGTAAAGCGAATAACTGCTTTGCGATCGCCATCAGATTCCAAGGAAAGAGAGAAGAGGCGATCGCGCAAATTAACTACTTGCTTCTTCCCCGACTTAGTAAATTTCTCCCAGGGAATTTCTTGACTATTGTTAATCGCATCAATCCACTGTTGCCATAAAGTTTCTCTATCTTCCTCTGCTTGCACGGTAATTATATATTCTGCTCGATCCATTACACGGCTGGCATTAAGAGATTTTAGATCTACTTCTTCAACTTTGTAAATCGGAATATTCTCAGGTAACTGGGCAGCTAATCTGCTGCGGAATTCTTCTACCTCAATGTCTTCAGTCAATTCAAAATCAACTATTTCCCCATTGCTGGTAATACCCAAAGATAAAGCATTGGCAATCGAAATCTTTGGCCCTGGATGATATCCTCCTGTAAAGGAAATTGGTAAAGCAGCACGACGAATTGCGCGATCGAATAGACGTACAAGATCTAAATGGCTGATTAAACTCATTTCAGCTATTTTGCCAAACCACATTCTGATCTTTTGCTCTTTGTTTTGGTTGGGTTTAAAATGCCCCTCAAACTTGGGAATGCTAGGTGGTTCAACCACAATATTATGTCCAAAATCTGTCCCGCAGACACCACAATGAGAACAGCCATCAAAAGCGCAATCAGGCACAGTAGCAGCATCTAAAGCTCTTTGCAAGTCTTCTTTGAGCCACTGTTTGTCAATACCCGTATTCAGATGATCCCAAGGTAGAGGTGCGCCCGTAGCATCTGCGATCGAGGTTGCAGTGTCGGGATTTAGAAAGAGATTCCACTCGCCGTTTTCTACCTGACGATATTTCCAGGTTAAATCTGTTTCCGCGATCGCCTGTGACCAAGCATCATAAGCTCGATCCAAATTTTCCCACCAGGCATCCATGCCTGCACCTAATTCCCAAGCCCGTTTGACTACGCCTGCCAGACGGCGATCGCCTCGTCCCACAAAGTCTTCCATCGCTGAAATACGGACATCGGTGTAGTTGATTTTAACTCCTTTAATACGGCGGAATTCTGCTCGTAATAAATCTTGTTTGCGTCTAAACTCGCTAGTAGAGACAGAGTGCCACTGAAAAGGAGTGTGGGGTTTAGGAGTAAAGTTGGAAATAGTGATATTAAAGTTCAGGCGTTTGTTGCTAATCTGACTACATTCGCGACGTAACCAACGCACCGTATCGGCAATACCAATAACATCAACGTCAGTTTCTCCTGGTAAACCAATCATAAAGTAAAGCTTGACCTTACTCCAGCCACGGGCAACGGCGGTTTGTATTCCTCGTAGCAACTCTTCGTTGGTTAACCCTTTGTTAACTACATCCCGCATCCGCTGAGTACCAGCTTCGGGGGCAAAAGTTAGCCCAGACTTTCTGATTCCGCCAATAATATCGGCAATGTTGTCATCAAAGCGATCTACTCGTTGACTGGGAAGAGAAAGAGATATATTTTCCTCCTGCAAGCGGTTTTTAATCTCCATTCCTACCGCAGGTAAAGCTAAGTAATCAGAACAGCTAAGAGATAATAAAGAAAACTCATTATAGCCAGTTGCCCGCATTCCCTTTTCGATCGCGTCTACGACTTTTTCTGGTTCGACATCCGTTGCGGGGCGAGTTAACATCCCTGGCTGACAAAAACGACAGCCACGAGTACAACCCCGTCTAATTTCTACGGTAAGGCGATCGTGTACGGTTTCGATAAAAGGCACTAGGCCAATGGAGTAGGCAGGTATCGGAGTAGCAACTCGACGTAATATCCGTTTGGGGACATCAGCAGTAATTGGATGAATTGAGCCATCTTCTGCCATTTCGTAAAATCTAGGTACGTATAGCCCAGGAACTTGAGCTAAATCTAACAATAGCTCCTCTTTACTCAGTCTTTGTGCTTTGCCTTCTCGAATAATTAAACCTATTTCTGGCAATAATTCTTCACCATCTCCTAAAGCAACAAAGTCAAAGAAATCAGCATAGGGTTCGGGGTTGGAAGTAGCGGTTTGTCCCCCTGCAAAAATCAGTGGATAATCACCTGCATCTCTTTCTTTCCAAGTAAGAGGAATATTGGCTAAACTGAGCATTTCTAGGATATTGGTCGCCCCTAATTCGTAACTGAGGCTAAAGCCTAGGATATCAAAATCTGATAAGGGACGTTTAGATTCTAAGGCAAATAAAGGTGTATTAGTCGATCGCAGCTTGGCCGATAGATCTGGCGCGGGGAGATAAGTGCGATCGCATAGCTGTTGCGGTTGAGCATTAATAATGTTGTAGAGAATGATATGACCTAAGTTAGATGCCCCTACCTCATAGACTTCGGGATAAGTCAGCACCCAACGCACCTCAGCTTCTGTCCAAGGCTTGTGAACTGCACCAAGTTCGTTACCCAAATATCTAGCTGGCTTGACTGTATCTGAATTAATCAGGTTTTCACTAATCTGGGTCAAAACTTAAATCTCCTTCTGTATCGATCATCCTCTGATTTATACTATATCGAATATCTGGTAGGTAATACTTTGAAGAGTCAGTTAGGTCGAAAAAAAGGCGATCGCCGAATTTGGCTCATTGCCAGTAGGTCTAAAGTAGACTGGATCATTTTGTATTGGGCGTTGAAGTAGAAGGTAGTATTTTTTTGGGCATTAGGACTCTCTCCAGATACGATAGATTAAACAAATGACTGGGATCAAAAGTTGAGCCAAGCAATTAGTAAAATTGCGAGGAAAATATCGTCTTGCAAATCAAAATGTTCATCTGGCGATGGCAACACATTTTTCAGAATGTAGTTGAACGTCTTTTAAAAAACATCTTTCAAATTCTTGAACTGCCAACAGTATCAAACATCTTCGTGCTTGCAATTCCTATTTCTACGGAAAACGTCGCCAAAATTTGCTTTGAGCCAGAAGACTGTGGATTTATGCCTCATAATTTTAAACAAGTATTTAACCTGTCCAAAGAGCATTTCGATAACGATCCTGAACAATTATTTTTTAGGGGTAGCCCCCATTTGAATCAAGCTCATAAAGACTCTCTCTACCCTAAAGCTCTACGCAAAGCGGTTCAGTCTATTCTCAACCAGCACGATCTCGAACAAAAACAAGTCTCCTTTTGTAGTTTTCCCGTGCAAAAAAACGAACACTGGGTAATGACAGTAGTTCAACTTAATCAGCAATGCTTCGATAGTCAATATTGTTTGACCAAAGAAATGCACGAAATACATTCGATGCGTAAGTATAGAATCGATCGCTGTTTTCTCGAAGCCGTAATTTATCAAATATTAGAAGAAAGCGAACTAGAACTGCAAAGACCATCAGCGGGAAATACTTCTTTGATCGCTAATCCTGAGAGGGTTATTGAAGATGCTGCATCCAATTTTCTCAAGTCTATTGAAGTTCACGTCAATCAATGGAATAAGGTTGATTTGCTATCTTTTGCTAATGCGATCGCTGCTGAACGTTATGAGGGTACGATCGGTAAAGGTAGATTGATCGTCTGTCAAACTAATCATCCAGATATTTCAGCCAAAGTTAAGCTTAAAGTTCCAATCGAGATTTATAACTACCGAGGTATCCGTAAGTTGCTGGAAGTTTCTAGTAATCAAATGGCTTTGCTATGCGATGGGGAAAGCGTTTGGGGCTTCGGAGTTCCCTTAGATACATATCAACCCAGCTTAGAAAATTTGTTTGAAATTAGATTTGTCGAACACCACACCTGGGAATTAGTTCATGCTGAAAATATTATGCTTCGGGTTAAATATAGACAGCCGAGATTACCTAGACCACGATTCGACCGAGAAGTGTTTAACGAGCAATTAGAGCGACTTTTCCAAGTCAGCCGAACTACAGCAAGTATTTTAGTCGAAGCTGTTGAGGCAGCAGTGGAGCAACGCCACGGTACAATGTTGATGATTACTACTGAAGCCAAACAAGAGACAGCGCGATTAGCTGCTCAAAGTACTCCAATTGAGCCAATTATGGCTTCTAGAAAGATTATCTCTCATATATCCAATGTTGATGGGGCAATTTTAATTTCCCCTGATGGGATTGTACATTCATTTGGGGTCATACTTGATGGACAAGCTTCTAAAAATGGCAATTCTTCTAGGGGAGCAAGATATAACTCGGCTATTCGTTATGTTGATGCAGAAAAAAGCCGTAATATTGACTGCTTGGCTCTAATTGTGTCAGAAGATGGCTATGTGGATATTTACCCTTCTATGAAAGCTCAAAGTCCTATCATTTATGGATTGAACAGCTATTGAATGAGCTTGAGCGATATGCCAATTCGTACCTGATTTTTCTGAGACACCATTCTTATATTAATGCTTCCACTATAATTAGCTAAGTTTATTAAACTAAGTTATGAAACAGATTAATATTCACGAAGCCAAAACTAAATGATGTCAAGCTGATTTGATGATGATAAAAGTAAAAACTGCTGGTTCAGCATGATAGATGTTTCAATTCAATAATTTTATCGGAGAAATAGCTGCTTTAAGTGCTGCGTTGCTTTGGGCGCTCTCTTCAGTTGTTTATAGTCGCCTGGGCTTAAAGATTCCCCCACTACAGCTTAATCTTTACAAAGGCATAGTTGCGATCGCTTTGCTTAGCATAACCCTCTCGATCCAAGGGGCAACCTTTATCGATTTATCCCTTTCTACCATCGCTTTACTATTCTTTAGCGGTATTATCGGCATTGGTTTAGGAGATACGGCATACTTTGCCGCCTTGAATAGTCTGGGTGCCAGGCGCACTCTATTGTTAGAAACTTCATCTCCACCGATAGGTGCATTACTGGCGTTAATTTTTATTGGCGAACAATTAACTTATAGTACTTGGTGTGGTATTTTATTAACTATCGTGGGGATAGCCTGGGTAGTTAGTGAAAGAAATCCTGTAGCTAAAATCGGCGTTTCAC
This sequence is a window from Coleofasciculaceae cyanobacterium. Protein-coding genes within it:
- a CDS encoding DNA integrity scanning protein DisA nucleotide-binding domain protein — protein: MFIWRWQHIFQNVVERLLKNIFQILELPTVSNIFVLAIPISTENVAKICFEPEDCGFMPHNFKQVFNLSKEHFDNDPEQLFFRGSPHLNQAHKDSLYPKALRKAVQSILNQHDLEQKQVSFCSFPVQKNEHWVMTVVQLNQQCFDSQYCLTKEMHEIHSMRKYRIDRCFLEAVIYQILEESELELQRPSAGNTSLIANPERVIEDAASNFLKSIEVHVNQWNKVDLLSFANAIAAERYEGTIGKGRLIVCQTNHPDISAKVKLKVPIEIYNYRGIRKLLEVSSNQMALLCDGESVWGFGVPLDTYQPSLENLFEIRFVEHHTWELVHAENIMLRVKYRQPRLPRPRFDREVFNEQLERLFQVSRTTASILVEAVEAAVEQRHGTMLMITTEAKQETARLAAQSTPIEPIMASRKIISHISNVDGAILISPDGIVHSFGVILDGQASKNGNSSRGARYNSAIRYVDAEKSRNIDCLALIVSEDGYVDIYPSMKAQSPIIYGLNSY
- a CDS encoding TIGR03960 family B12-binding radical SAM protein, which translates into the protein MTQISENLINSDTVKPARYLGNELGAVHKPWTEAEVRWVLTYPEVYEVGASNLGHIILYNIINAQPQQLCDRTYLPAPDLSAKLRSTNTPLFALESKRPLSDFDILGFSLSYELGATNILEMLSLANIPLTWKERDAGDYPLIFAGGQTATSNPEPYADFFDFVALGDGEELLPEIGLIIREGKAQRLSKEELLLDLAQVPGLYVPRFYEMAEDGSIHPITADVPKRILRRVATPIPAYSIGLVPFIETVHDRLTVEIRRGCTRGCRFCQPGMLTRPATDVEPEKVVDAIEKGMRATGYNEFSLLSLSCSDYLALPAVGMEIKNRLQEENISLSLPSQRVDRFDDNIADIIGGIRKSGLTFAPEAGTQRMRDVVNKGLTNEELLRGIQTAVARGWSKVKLYFMIGLPGETDVDVIGIADTVRWLRRECSQISNKRLNFNITISNFTPKPHTPFQWHSVSTSEFRRKQDLLRAEFRRIKGVKINYTDVRISAMEDFVGRGDRRLAGVVKRAWELGAGMDAWWENLDRAYDAWSQAIAETDLTWKYRQVENGEWNLFLNPDTATSIADATGAPLPWDHLNTGIDKQWLKEDLQRALDAATVPDCAFDGCSHCGVCGTDFGHNIVVEPPSIPKFEGHFKPNQNKEQKIRMWFGKIAEMSLISHLDLVRLFDRAIRRAALPISFTGGYHPGPKISIANALSLGITSNGEIVDFELTEDIEVEEFRSRLAAQLPENIPIYKVEEVDLKSLNASRVMDRAEYIITVQAEEDRETLWQQWIDAINNSQEIPWEKFTKSGKKQVVNLRDRLFSLSLESDGDRKAVIRFTGSCRNDGTNLSPDNLIYLLEQIANIEFQLLTVHRQQLILN
- a CDS encoding DMT family transporter, which gives rise to MFQFNNFIGEIAALSAALLWALSSVVYSRLGLKIPPLQLNLYKGIVAIALLSITLSIQGATFIDLSLSTIALLFFSGIIGIGLGDTAYFAALNSLGARRTLLLETSSPPIGALLALIFIGEQLTYSTWCGILLTIVGIAWVVSERNPVAKIGVSRQGIVWGILAAIAQAIGAVISRYALLQSDISPLESSLIRLVGGTVIVIGLLFVPIAKQSEIKWQLSGRNLMVIAIAAMASTYLGIWLQQISLKFAPTGIAQTFLATSPLFILPIVALQGEKISLRAILGVVISLSGIALMFIR